In the genome of Pontibacter actiniarum, the window GAACGTTGAATGCGCTAAACCTGGTAGCACCTTTCTGATATTTCTCTACTACCAACTTGCCATCTTTGATCACTACCAGCCCCCGTAGCCTTTCCCAGCCTTCAACTTCCTTTAGGTATTGCTCAATGTCTGCCTGATCGTACCCTGCACTTATTGGAGTGGCAGTTTGCCATTTGTAAGGCTCATGGCTGACTTCAAAAGACTGTGAAGCTGTGAAAGGCATTGAAAGATTGAGCGGATGCCATTCCAGGAAATAGTTCATGGTGTTGACTACTAGCAACAACGTGGCTGCTGATGCGCACCCCAGGAACAGTTTCTCCCGCCGATGCTTCTTCCAAATCAAAACTACTGCTGTGAATAGGAGGAGCAGCAAAACCAACACAAACTCAATGGCATTTGGGTACGGTAAGTAAAAGTAGTCATCCTTAACTTTGTAGGAGATGCCTATAAACAGGCCAGTAAGAAGTATAAAGGTGACGTACAGAGTTTTCATTTAGTTAAGGGATATGTGCTGGGCTTTGCGGTCGGGCGGGTTGAAAAGTAGTGCTTCCCACCCTCACGAACCTAATCGTAAAGTAATATAGTAAAAGTTGGATTTAAACCCGCCTGACATGAAGATTTTGTTAGGAGTAGAGGGTTCTTTCTACTCCTGTTGACGTTTCAGGACTGGTGGTGGCAGAAAACCAGGTGGCAAGGGGTGGTGCCACGACAGCGCTTACTTCCTGGCTATACTATCAAAAAACGGCTACGAATGAAGTGGTGCCTAATGCCGATGGCCTCACTCCCTTTTGTTACCTTCTGTAGAAGTAACGAATCTGAAACTAACTTCAGGGCTCCCTCAGCTTCTCTGGGAGAGATGCTGACTACCGTTTCATCCCCTTGGCATCTGTAAGAAGAAGCATGTACAGGAAACCATGGCTTAGCTCTCTACTCTTCCTTCAATTCTAAACATATTAGTCTTAATGAAGTGTAGTATTCAATTTTATCTGAGATATTCTTTCGCATATGTTCAAGTTCGCTCAAAACTAAGTTGTTGCTTTTACATTTTGCTTTAAGTATGCCACTAAAGAAATTAAAGTCCCTTGAATTTCTTTTTGTTGCAATCTTGCCAATTTCATAATAGTAAGTTTCCTGTCGTGCTTTTTTAACTTCCTCTGTATCGGCTGAACTTGCAAATACAATCTCTATTTTTGGCAGTGATAAACTTTCAAAAGAAGTCTTGTCTACTACATTCCTTTCAAAAACATCTTTAACCGAGTTTCTTTTCTCCGCTATTGCAGCCCGCAGATCATTGTAAAACTTTTCAATGAAGTTTTGATAGCGTATATGTTCATTTCTACGGTCAAAGATTTTACTTAATGAGGCCTTATCATAAGCGAAATCAGATTTGAAAATGGCCTCAAAATAAAGTTCAACAAGTTTCAACACGGTCTTGAAGTCGTGTTTATCTATTACATTTTCAAGTTTGTCAAGTTCCGATAAGTACTCTTCCAATATTGATTTAAGTTTCAAAAGTATTTTGTCAAAATATTTTTCGAGAAACTCTCGGTGCCGATCTTGAATTTCAGCAATTTTATAGGTCTTACTCTCGAATTTAAAGTTGTTGTTCTTGTGATACCTTAGATACTGAATTTCGTCTTCCCTTGCCTGATAACTAAAAAGGGTTGATGAAATCAACTTGTCTTCAAATTTTCTTATAGGATGTCCAACGAGTTCATTACGCAAATCTCTATTTATGTAATATGTAGGGTCTTTTTTCAGCACTCCTTTATCAATGCCAGTTTTGAAAATCTCTAACATCTCTTGAATAAAGTCTTGTTGAATGTAAACTGCTTGTAAGAAACTTATCGTAAAGGAGAATTTGTCGGTGTAGTTAGAGTGCTTGTTACTTGTAAATACTATGTCAAGAGTGTCTTTGAAGTATCCGAGAATATCACCAAAGTAGTTTGTTTTTACGTCCTCGTTGAACTTGATTTTGTTTGAGCAAAAATTATAATCCCATATGAAGTAATTCCATATGTCGGCTATTCTGTCAAGTTTGTCTTCAACTGTCTTCTTCATTATCGTTCTGAGTGTCATCTTTAAGCTGACCGCTAACGTACTCGTGCATAGTATGGGCAAGGCACTGCCGCAGCCTAAACTATGAACCTTGTTGTATGATGTAATTCTTTCTTCTTTCCCTTCACCTAAGTATGAAGAAAGCAAAGTGGATAGATGCAAAGGTTAATACAGAGTATAAAATTGAAACTAATAAACTCTTTCCAACTTCCTTTTTGCTAATGATGTAGCTTCCCAAGGCAAGCATTATCAATAGAGCTATATTTATTATTAGAGCAATAAAGCCAAAGTATAGGAATCCAATCCCTTTAGCTTCTTGTGCATTATATGCGAGCAAGTTGAAGGTTAAGGTAGTAACCGCAACAAGTATAATATTAGCTGTGATTACTTTATCAGAGTTATATTTCAAACTATCTGGTGTTTTCATTAATTAATATACCATACAACTACTGTATATAAGGAACTCCTCCGGTTATCTGCCTTATATGCGGAGGTTTTTAAGTTAGACTGCTACCTTATCTCCAAGGCGCTGTCAACTAGTGCCAGTGTTTCAGGGTGAATGCTGTGGCCTCCCTCAAAAGTATAAATCTGTGGCTGTATACCCAGCTGCGCCATGAGTTGCTGTTTGCGCTGTAGTGCCTCTGGAGTTATGAATTGATCTTGGGTGCCGTAGACCATGGCCACGGGCAAGTGCGCAAAAGCCGCTTTGCCGGATGTAAAGTCAATGTCTTCTGGGAAGGAGGCTGCCCAGAGAACAAGCCGGTGAACAAGGCGTGCCTCCTGCGTAGCCAGCCAACGGCTAACCGTGGCCCCGCCTTGTGAGAAGCCCAGCACCGTGATATGCACATCCTGGGGTAAGTGCTGCAGCTGCTCCTGTAGTAGCAGGTTCAGGTAGCTGGCCTGGTCTTCGATCTCAGCCAGGCGGTCTTCCTTCGTCATCCAGGTGGCGCCCACGCGGCCGGAAAAGCCATCCAGGTAAAACCGCGACAGCGCCTCCGGGGCAACCACCAGCGTCTGCCCGTTATCCAACCCGCTAAAGTGGCGCAGGAAGTAGCGCGCCAGCTGGCCGTAACCGTGGCAGACGATCCAAAGGTCTTTTATCTGGTCAGATGGTGTGCCCAACGTATAGTAGCGGGCAGTACGGGGTACACGAAGGCTGTGCTCGTTCATGTGCAGCGGCAGGGGTTACATGGGCACGAAGCACTTCTCGAGCGCGTCATTCGTAGCCCATTATTCATACATTGGTTTAAAGGTGCTCCTTTGTAAACTGGAAGGGCAGCAGATCGGCAACCGACTTAAAGCGGTAGAACCTGCCGTCCGGAGCTTGCAGCAGTACCGGAATCGGCTCCTGTTGCTTAAACTCATACTCAGCCATTACCTGCCGGCAGGCACCGCATGGCATGGCCGGCAGAAAGTTCTCCTCCTGGCGGCGGCGTGCGGTTACGGCTAACAGCTTTATGGTTGTGTGTGGGTGGTGGGCGCTTAAGGCGAAGAGCGCAGTGCGTTCGGCACAGAGGCCGGACGGGTAGGCTGCGTTCTCCTGGTTGCTGCCCTTGAACATGGTGCCGTCTTCCAACAGCAGTGCGGCTCCCACCAAAAAGTTAGAGTAAGGGGCATAGGCGTCTTTTGCCGCCTCCTGGGCCAACTGCATTGCCTGCTGCTCCTGGGCGTTCAGCTCTGCTGGGTCCAGCACGTCAACACTAATTTGTACTTTCAGTTCACTTGCCATTTTATCACAAGTAGGTTCAAAAATTAGAAAAGGGCTATAAATTTAACTTTATATTTTGATAAAACCATACTTTATTTTGGCCTTGCACAGGGTAATTTCTAACTTAAGGCAGAACCCAATAACCCCACTATGAAAAAAATTCTGCTTTTGGGCGCTGGTCGCTCGGCCTCGTCCCTCATTAAGTATCTCTTCGATAACGCCACTTCCGAAAGCTGGTACATCACGATCGGCGATATCAATGTGGCGCATCTGCAGCCGCTGGTAGAGCCCGTCGCCTTTGCCCAAACCATCACCTTCGATGTGCACAACGATGTGCAGCGGGCCGAGGAAGTAAGCAAAGCGGACCTGGTGATTTCGTTGCTGCCTGCCATTTTCCATATCGAGGTGGCAAAAGAATGCCTGAAACAGGAGCGGAACCTGATTACGGCCAGCTATGTATCGTCCGCCTTTCTGGCGTTGCACGAGGAGGCGCAGCAGAAGAACCTTTCCATCATCATGGAGTCGGGCCTGGACCCGGGCATCGACCACATGTCGGCCATGCGCGTGATCAGGAGTATAAAAGAAGCGGGCGGTAAACTCACCTCCTTTAAGTCTTACACCGGCGGCCTGGTGGCTCCTGAGTCTGATAACAACCCGTGGCGCTACAAGTTTACCTGGAACCCGCGCAACGTAGTGCTGGCAGGGCAGGGGACGGCCAAGTACATTAAGCAAGGGCAGTACAAGTACATCCCGTACCATAAGCTGTTTAAGCGCACCGATGAGCTTTTTGTGGAAGGCTACGGCCACTTCGACGGCTATGCCAACCGCGACTCCCTGAGCTACCGCGAGCCCTACGGCCTGCTCGACATCCCGACCATGCTGCGCGGCACCCTGCGCCGGCAAGGCTATTGCGAGGCCTGGGATGTGTTCGTGCAGCTGGGCCTCACAGACGACAGCTACACATTGGATGGCTCCGACCAGATGACCTACCGCACGTTTGTAGAGTCCTTTTTGCCACCGGCCACGTCTCCTGGCCAGCCGATGGCAGAGCGCATTAGTTTATACCTGGGCGTACCTGCGGATGGCGAGGTGATGGAGAAGCTGGCGTGGCTCGGGCTGTTCGAAGACACGCCGGTGGAGCTTGCCGCTGCCACCCCTGCACAGGTACTGGAGAAAATACTGAAAGAGAAGTGGACCCTGGCACCCGGCGACAAAGACATGATCGTGATGCAGCACCTGTTTGCCTATGAGCTGAACGGAGAGCAGCGGGAGGTAACATCTACGCTGGTTGCCATGGGCGACGACGAAGTGCAAACCGCCATGGCCAAAACCGTGGGTTTGCCTGTGGGTATCCTTGCCAAGCTGATGCTACAGGGTAAAATCACCCATCGCGGCGTGGTTATCCCTATCTACCCGGAGCTGTATGAGCCGGTGCTGGAGGAGCTGGAAGAGCACGGTATTAAGTTTGTGGAGCAGGAAAGGGTAGTGGCAGAGGTGTAGACCTAGCCCTGCCGCAGGCGTAGCTTTTGCGAGTTTTGTGGCTAAGGCCACGTTTATGAATGATACACTGAAACAGCAGGTGATAGAAAACTACATCCGGGCCTATAACGCTTTTGATGTAGAAGGTATGGTAAAGGACCTTCATCAGGAAGTGGTTTTTGAAATATCGCCGGTGGTGAAGTAAACCTGAGAAGGGAGGGCTGTGCTGCCTCCAAGCAGCAGGCAGCACAGGCTTCATACTTTCAGGAAAGAGAGCAGCAAGTCCAGAGTATAAGTTGCAAAGGTGATGTAGCGGAGGTGGAGGTTGCCTGCCGTGGTGTGCTGGCTGTAGACTTATCTAACGGAATGAAAGCAGGCGATGAGTTGATGCTGCAAGGCAGATCAGTCTTCTACTTTGAGGGAGATAGAATCATAAGGTTGCAGGATATTAGCTAAGCTATACAAAGGGTGTCCTCTTGCTACCGCCTGGCGCAAACGTCCGCTTGTGCCCATGTTGTGTTGGTGCGAATGTGTTCAAGTACGCCTGCCGCACTGGTGGCTTACAAAAGGAGCAGGTGTGAGGTTAGTCGATTGAGCTACAGGTGTAGTTTCTGAAACGCGCCAGTTGCAGGCTGGCCTCATGTAAAGCAGCAAGGTACGCTAAGGCTAAGCTTGCTGCATGTGCGGGTACTAATAGTTACAGGTGGCACAAGCGGATGCGTGCGCCAGAACCGAAGTTGGCGTAAAGACCTCGCCGTACGCGCAGCTCCTGCGAGCGTCTGGGGCAGGCAAAAAAGTAGAATAGCAGATCTGCAAATCTCTCAAAAAGCTAGGTAATACTCCCGAAGCAGCTCCGCAAACTGTGCTGTATAGGTCGTTTTGTCCTCCTCCCGGATGTAAAAGTCTTTTACATCGGGAGCGCCCCGGTGCCCGAAAGTATAGGTTTGAATATGGCGGATGCATTTGCCGCCGTGGTAGGTGAAGACTTGCAGCACCTCTGCCAGGTATAAATCCGAGGCTTTGGCCAGGCTGGCAAACACAGCGGCCTCTGCAGGAGGCAGCAGCAAGTATAGCTTGCCCTGTGCCGTCAGGTGTTGCTGCGCGAAGGCAAGAATATCTTCAAAGAGCAATTCACCAGTATGCCTGGCTGTATTTCGCGCGGCATCCGGCGACTTGAGCGAGGACAGGAAAAACGGAGGGTTGGACAGGAGGACGTCATACGCAGGAGGCGCCTGCTTGGCGAACTCCTGCAGGCTCATGGGGTGCAACTGCAGGCGCTTGGCCCAGGGGCTGATGGCGAAATTCTCGTGTGCCTGCTGCTGTGCCTCTTTGTTGATTTCCACGGCGTCTATACTTGCGTGGCTGCGCTGGGCCACCATCAGGGAAAGCAGCCCGGTGCCGGTGCCAATGTCCAGTATCCTCTGCGCTCCGGCCACGGCTACATAGGCTCCAAACACGCAGGAGTCTGTGCAGACCTTCATGGCGCACTTATCCTGCTCTACCCGGAACTGCTTAAACTGGAAGTATGAATTGCGCACGGGGCTGGAGTTTTGAACAACTGAATAAGTGAATGGCTGGATTTTGATTGAGTGATTGAGTGAATGGGTGGTAGCGTGGATTTTATACTTGCTCTTCTCTCCTTGTCATCTTGAAGGGATCTTATGGGCCAGTAGCTGCGGCTTTAACGCTCAGCCACCAAGGATCTTTATAAGATGGCAAGGAGAAAAGTATGCAGTTATTCAAAAGCCAGTTATGCAAAATCTAAAATGCGCTCAGCCACTCATTCAGAATTAAGCGTTACCCGCGTTGTACATGCCGGACTCAAAGCCCTCATCGATGAGCAGGTTGCCAGACAAGGCACTGCCAACGGCTAACTGATCGCAGCGTTCGTTTTCGGGGTGGCCGGCGTGGCCGCGGATCCAGACGAATTTAACGTTGTGCTTGGCGTATACGCGCAGGAAACGAGCCCAGAGGTCGCCGTTGGCTTTGCCTTTGAAGCCTTTTTTCTGCCAGCCAAACACCCAGCGTTTCTCTACCGCGTCTACCACGTACTTGGAGTCGGAGTAAACGGTGATCGGGATGCCCGGCTTGTTCACAGCCTCCAGCCCCTTAATCACGGCCAGCAGCTCCATCCGGTTATTGGTGGTTTTACGGAAGCCTTCGGTAATTTCTTTCTCATGCTGTTTCCAGCGCAGGATTACCCCGTAGCCGCCCGGCCCCGGGTTGCCACGCGAAGAACCGTCTGTATATAATTCGATCATGAATTCAATTTTGAATGACTGAATAACTGAATATTGAATGAGTGGTTTTATGGTGATAGCGTGAGTTTATACTTGCTCTATCTCTATTGCTATGCTGCAAGGATCTTATGAGCCAGTGGCCTTTACACTCCGCCATCAGGATCTTTACAAGGCGACAAGAATAAAGTATTCAGTTATTCAAAAGTCAATTATTCAATATTAAAACTTATAAATTCGTCTTAAAGAGCTTAATGGCGATGGCCAGCAGGATAATGCCGAACACCTTGCGCAGCACGTTGGCGCCGTCTTTCCCCAGCTTCCGTTCAATCCAGCTACTGGCCTTTAGTACAATGTACACAAACACCAGGTTCAGTACGATGCCTACTAGCACGTTGGGCAGCGAGTAAGCAGCCCGCAGCGAGAGCAGCGTTGTCATGGTGCCCGCCCCAACAATGAGCGGGAAGGCCAGCGGCACGATAGAGCCGCTCTTTGTCTCCGGGTCGGTGTGGAAAAAGTCCTTGCCCAGGATCATCTCCAAACCGATCAGGAAGATAATGATGGCGCCCGCCATGGCAAAGGACTCAAAGTCGATGCCGAACAGGCTAAGGATGGACTGCCCCAGGAAGAGGAAGGCGATCATCAGAATACCCGAAATGATGGTGGCCTTCTCCGACTCAATATGCCCTTCGCGCTTGCGCAGGTCAATAATAATCGGGATGGAGCCAATAATATCAATCACGGCGAAAAGGGTTAGCGTAACAGAGGCGATCTCTTTTATGCTGAACATGGGCTAAAAATTAAGAATTAGGAGTTATGGTTTATGGGTGGCCTGAATAGCACTGGCTTCGCAGCGAGTAGTATAGGGCATATATCAGGCGTAGTAGTGCAGGAAAAAACGTTTCAGCTCTTCGTACTCCTCATCCAGAATAGCCGGGAAGTTGGCGATGCGGAAGGTGTTGCGTGCCCAGAGGCCGTAGCCGTTGCCCAGGCGC includes:
- a CDS encoding saccharopine dehydrogenase C-terminal domain-containing protein; the encoded protein is MKKILLLGAGRSASSLIKYLFDNATSESWYITIGDINVAHLQPLVEPVAFAQTITFDVHNDVQRAEEVSKADLVISLLPAIFHIEVAKECLKQERNLITASYVSSAFLALHEEAQQKNLSIIMESGLDPGIDHMSAMRVIRSIKEAGGKLTSFKSYTGGLVAPESDNNPWRYKFTWNPRNVVLAGQGTAKYIKQGQYKYIPYHKLFKRTDELFVEGYGHFDGYANRDSLSYREPYGLLDIPTMLRGTLRRQGYCEAWDVFVQLGLTDDSYTLDGSDQMTYRTFVESFLPPATSPGQPMAERISLYLGVPADGEVMEKLAWLGLFEDTPVELAAATPAQVLEKILKEKWTLAPGDKDMIVMQHLFAYELNGEQREVTSTLVAMGDDEVQTAMAKTVGLPVGILAKLMLQGKITHRGVVIPIYPELYEPVLEELEEHGIKFVEQERVVAEV
- a CDS encoding alpha/beta hydrolase yields the protein MNEHSLRVPRTARYYTLGTPSDQIKDLWIVCHGYGQLARYFLRHFSGLDNGQTLVVAPEALSRFYLDGFSGRVGATWMTKEDRLAEIEDQASYLNLLLQEQLQHLPQDVHITVLGFSQGGATVSRWLATQEARLVHRLVLWAASFPEDIDFTSGKAAFAHLPVAMVYGTQDQFITPEALQRKQQLMAQLGIQPQIYTFEGGHSIHPETLALVDSALEIR
- the cdd gene encoding cytidine deaminase, producing MASELKVQISVDVLDPAELNAQEQQAMQLAQEAAKDAYAPYSNFLVGAALLLEDGTMFKGSNQENAAYPSGLCAERTALFALSAHHPHTTIKLLAVTARRRQEENFLPAMPCGACRQVMAEYEFKQQEPIPVLLQAPDGRFYRFKSVADLLPFQFTKEHL
- a CDS encoding tRNA1(Val) (adenine(37)-N6)-methyltransferase; translation: MRNSYFQFKQFRVEQDKCAMKVCTDSCVFGAYVAVAGAQRILDIGTGTGLLSLMVAQRSHASIDAVEINKEAQQQAHENFAISPWAKRLQLHPMSLQEFAKQAPPAYDVLLSNPPFFLSSLKSPDAARNTARHTGELLFEDILAFAQQHLTAQGKLYLLLPPAEAAVFASLAKASDLYLAEVLQVFTYHGGKCIRHIQTYTFGHRGAPDVKDFYIREEDKTTYTAQFAELLREYYLAF
- the rnhA gene encoding ribonuclease HI → MIELYTDGSSRGNPGPGGYGVILRWKQHEKEITEGFRKTTNNRMELLAVIKGLEAVNKPGIPITVYSDSKYVVDAVEKRWVFGWQKKGFKGKANGDLWARFLRVYAKHNVKFVWIRGHAGHPENERCDQLAVGSALSGNLLIDEGFESGMYNAGNA
- a CDS encoding MarC family protein, encoding MFSIKEIASVTLTLFAVIDIIGSIPIIIDLRKREGHIESEKATIISGILMIAFLFLGQSILSLFGIDFESFAMAGAIIIFLIGLEMILGKDFFHTDPETKSGSIVPLAFPLIVGAGTMTTLLSLRAAYSLPNVLVGIVLNLVFVYIVLKASSWIERKLGKDGANVLRKVFGIILLAIAIKLFKTNL